A segment of the Agrobacterium tumefaciens genome:
CGATGTCATGATGTATCTCGGCAGCCTGGAGACGGTGATGCCCCTGGTCGACGCGCTCCTGGCGCCGGGAGGTCTGTTCGCCTTCTCGGTCGAGGATGCGGGCGAGGAGGATGGCTTTGTTCTGCAGCCGTCATTGCGCTACGCTCATTCCGAACGCTACATCCGTGGTCTGCTGGCTGCGCATGACATGGATGTGCTGGATATCGTCAAAACCACCATTCGCAAGGATGCCGGAAAACCCCTTTCCGGCATTCTTTTTCTTTCCAGGAAAGAAGGCTGATCTTTTCGTTTCTTGCCATTTTGCCAATAGGTCAGCCATGCTTACATATCCGTATTGAAACGCTGTCTTTTGCAGTGCAAAATATGCTCGTAAAGCCGAACCGCGATGAGAAGTCGTCGGAAACCGGCGAAGCATTTTCACGACAATTCTGGCAGATCTCTTCGGGGGTAAGGACATGGCATTCACGAGAAGCGTCTATGGCATGTGGAGTGCCGATCCGGCAAAACATGCACCGGTGGAAGATGTGCAGGGCATTGTTACTGGCGCGATCGTTTCGGCGCTCGGTTTTTACCTGCTGAACAAGGTGGGCCTTCTGACCGGGGGCACGGCGGGCGTTGCGTTCCTTATTCACTACGCATTCGGCATCAGCTTTGGCCTTCTGTTCTTCCTCGTTAATCTGCCATTTTATTATCTCTCTTTCCGCCGTCTTGGTCTCGCATTCTCGCTCAAGACCTTTATCGCCATCGGCCTTGTCTCCGTGCTGACCGAACTGGAATCCCGCTGGATGGTGGTCGACAGCATCAATCCGCTCTGGGCTGCGTTGCTGGGTGGCCTGTTGCTGGGATATGGGCTGCTGGCGCTTTATCGCCACCGCGCCAGCCTCGGCGGTATCGGTATTCTGGCCATTTACATCCAGGATCGCTTTGGTGTCCGAGCGGGCCTTATCCAGCTTGCCTTTGACGCCTGTGTCATGGTTGCCGCCTTCGCGGTCATCGACCCCGAAACAGTTCTCTATTCGATTGTCGGCGCGTTCGTCCTCAACATGTTCCTCGCCATCAATCATCGCTCCGATCGTTATATCGTCGTGCGCTAACGCTTGAATTTTCAGGCGCTGAGGCGCAGAGAATGAGCCGGGAAAACGGGAAACGACCATGAGCGAAGTTGCCGAACGCAAGCAGGCCAGATTTTGGGCTTCCACGCCGGATCGGCATTCGCTGCTGGAAGACATTCAGGGCGTATTGGCAGGCAGCATGCTGGTCTCGCTTGGTGTGACGCTGTTTTCATCCGCCGGGCTTCTGACGGGTGGTACGGTCGGTTTGGCCTTCCTGGTCCATTACGCCACGGATGTGCGCTTCGGCGCGGTGTTCTTCCTCGTCAATCTGCCTTTCTATTATCTCGCGTTTCGACGCCTCGGATTGGCCTTTACGGTAAAAACCTTCTGCGCGATTGCCATGACCGCGGTCTTGTCGGATTACATGCCGGGGCTGTTTGCATTTGAGAGCATCAATCCCGTTGCCGCCGCACTGTTTGGAGGGCTGACGGTCGCAGCCGGTATGCTGGCACTGTTTCGTCACCGTACCAGTCTTGGCGGTTTTGGCATTCTGGCGCTTTATCTGCAGGACCGTTTTGGCTGGCGCGCCGGATTGGTGCAACTCGCCTTCGATGGCATGGTGCTCGTTGCATCCTGTTTCATTGCCACGCCTTTCGTCATCATCTGCTCTGTTCTCGGCGCATTGGTGATGAACCTGACATTGGCGATCAATCACCGCAACGACCGCTACATAGCCATGTAACGGTCGCTCGGCCAAGGTGGATCGAGATCACGCTGCCTTGGCGGTGGCGTCGACAGGATGTTGCGAGCGGAAGCCGACGGCAATGCGGTTCCAGGTGTTGATCGTGCCAATCGCAACCGTCACCTTGACGATATCCTCATCGCTGAAATGCGCCTTCAGCGCCTCATAGGCATCATCCGGTGCGCCGGTCTCGGCAATCTTCGTCACCGCATCGACCCAGCCGAGCAAGGCCCGCTCCTGCTCGGAATAGACGGTCGATTCCCGCCAGACACTCATCAGGTTAATCCACTGTTCCGACAGGCCGTCCTTGCGGCTTTCCTTGACGTGCATGTCGACGCAGAAAGCACAGCCATTGATGATGGAGGCACGAAGCTTGATGAGGTGAATGAAGCGGTGCTCCAGTCCGCTGTTTTGAACGTAGGTCTCCAGAGCCATCACGGCTTTGAAGGCTTCGGGAGATGCTTTGGCGTAATTCAAACGGGTTTTCATCGGTGTTTTCCTTTTTCGGATAGGTATCAGGGCATGCGTCATCGATCCGAAAAGCGATGTGGCTTTCCGGTGTCGTATCGGAATGTCGTCAGTTCAGCGTGCGGACTTGCGCTCGTTCATTTCAAGAAACGCGCAACCACGCGCGGCAATGCCGCCGTCGTCATTGGCGGCGAGATCTCCCAGAACATCGGCTATGGTGGCTTTGGCCAGTTCTGCCCGATAGACTCTTTCAGCTTTCAGCATCGCGGCATTGATGCCGCAAGGTTTGGTAAAATAGCGTTTTGGCAAAGGATTTGGTCCCCGCTGGCGGATTTCCGCACAGCGAAAAGCAGGCTCTGGTCCCTCTACTGCCAGAACGATATCGAGCAATGTGATTTTGTCGGTCGGTTTCGCAAGTCGATAACCGCCCTTCGGTCCGGGAACGGTGGCGAGAATACCGGCACCGGAAAGAAGTTGCAGGTGTTTCAGGAGGTAGCTGGTGGAAACACCATGAAACTCCGCCAGCGCGGCGGCCGAAAGTACGCCACCATCGGAAAGCCCCGCCAGCATTCCCACGCTGTGAATGGCCTGTTCCACGCCGTCGCCCAGTTTCATCGCATAAGCTCCTTTATCATGGATTAAAAATATCCATGATTAGGATTGCTGTCAAGGCGAGCCTTCATGCCCTTCTTTTTCGCAGCTTTTTCACTACCTTGAAGAGATGAAACTTGCCGAGTCGTCCATTTCCGGCATTCAAGTCGGCGCCTTGCCTCTGCCGTTCCAGAAATGGTTTGCGCAAAAGGGGTGGCAGCCGCGCGATCATCAGCTCGAGCTTGCCGCCCGCGCGCATGGCGGCGAAAACATGCTTCTCATCGCGCCAACCGGTGCGGGCAAGACGCTTGGCGGCTTCATGGCATCGCTGACAGACCTGGCGGAGCGCGGTAAGGTGC
Coding sequences within it:
- a CDS encoding carboxymuconolactone decarboxylase family protein → MKTRLNYAKASPEAFKAVMALETYVQNSGLEHRFIHLIKLRASIINGCAFCVDMHVKESRKDGLSEQWINLMSVWRESTVYSEQERALLGWVDAVTKIAETGAPDDAYEALKAHFSDEDIVKVTVAIGTINTWNRIAVGFRSQHPVDATAKAA
- a CDS encoding Rrf2 family transcriptional regulator — translated: MKLGDGVEQAIHSVGMLAGLSDGGVLSAAALAEFHGVSTSYLLKHLQLLSGAGILATVPGPKGGYRLAKPTDKITLLDIVLAVEGPEPAFRCAEIRQRGPNPLPKRYFTKPCGINAAMLKAERVYRAELAKATIADVLGDLAANDDGGIAARGCAFLEMNERKSAR
- a CDS encoding YitT family protein, which codes for MSEVAERKQARFWASTPDRHSLLEDIQGVLAGSMLVSLGVTLFSSAGLLTGGTVGLAFLVHYATDVRFGAVFFLVNLPFYYLAFRRLGLAFTVKTFCAIAMTAVLSDYMPGLFAFESINPVAAALFGGLTVAAGMLALFRHRTSLGGFGILALYLQDRFGWRAGLVQLAFDGMVLVASCFIATPFVIICSVLGALVMNLTLAINHRNDRYIAM
- a CDS encoding YitT family protein, whose amino-acid sequence is MWSADPAKHAPVEDVQGIVTGAIVSALGFYLLNKVGLLTGGTAGVAFLIHYAFGISFGLLFFLVNLPFYYLSFRRLGLAFSLKTFIAIGLVSVLTELESRWMVVDSINPLWAALLGGLLLGYGLLALYRHRASLGGIGILAIYIQDRFGVRAGLIQLAFDACVMVAAFAVIDPETVLYSIVGAFVLNMFLAINHRSDRYIVVR